The window CCAGTCTACTTGTGATATTCCTAGAGAAGAAATCCCAACTGATACAACAAGACAAGGCAGACAAGCTCATAAAGTTTCCAATTCCAATCACTCGATCTATTTGTTACCATAAGCTCCACTGAAATAATTTGGAAAGCACGGCACGAGCTGCATGAAATTAGATGATTTAAGTGCGCATAGAAAGAAATACACGAAAAGAAAGGTGTTGAGGGTGGAGGTCgatgaaaaaattaaatacgAAGAGTAGGTAGAAAATCATAGAGCAGAAAAGCAGAAGGGAAAGCAACTCGTTGAGGAGTCAAGAGTAAATCTTGATCACTTTCATTTCCGATTGCGTCACAGATAAATTTTTCCAATCAATGCCAAACAGCTTCCCGCAACAAATCACTAACATCGTCAATGCTTGTCAACAATCTTGAATTATACATTCCCATCTTCAAAGGTATACGAGATATACATCACATAATTGGAAAGGTAAAATGTGGCATGATGACAACAGAGGAAAGTAAGATTTTGAGTTTCCATGCTTACCACAGACTCCCATATCTTTACTAGTTTGCTTCTCCTTCTAATTGTAACATCAAATGCTATATTAACAATACATTATTCTTCTCCAGACAAGTAAAACATCTAGAAGCAGCCAAACTTGAACAGGAAAACGTTTCAAGGTTGCTcaatatttttggaaataaaCACCAACTAATAGGAAAGCTCCGCAACAGTTCATCCTCCACAGACCACaatcaactccaaaaatcaCGCCTCCCAAAATATTGACAGTGGGGATGTGTTAACTCAAGCTGGGATAgagttattaaaatttttcccCAATTTATGCCATAGAATAGAGCAAACAATTACATTCCCAAAAAGGCATTGAAATAATGCGGTTATAATAGGACTTGAGTCATATTCTACAAATGCCGGAAATAAATAACGTACGACAACAATTCCTGTAACAAGGTGACAaaaaatagaaacaatatccaattAAGAGAACTCATAAGAGGGAAAGATAAATTGGCACTTCATGATAATTCTCTAAAACTGGTTATATTTTCAAGAAAcagaaatcaagtatttaagcAATTGAGGGACATATTAATGTGCAAATAAatgacaaaagaaaaaaaatttgaaatagttTTTAAGTTTCAATCCACCAAACAAAAAACAGAATTAATTTGTTATAAGAAAAACAGAATTAATTTGTTATTTCTTATGCGATTTActtcttcaaatatttttgaggaTGGAAAGAAGAAATTAGACCATTTTCCATTTACAAGGGTATAATGCCCATGAAGTTAAATAGTTAATAATAACTATGGCAACAAGAGAGTAAAGATTATGCATAGTCCATAGATAATTATTTGAAAGGTCGAGTCCTGTGAGAAAAATGCAGCAGAATCAATGCCCAAGCCAAAGCCTTTGAATTTAATTTGCAGAGCAAAAAAATGTTATCGTTAAACTTCGCATGCACCAAACATAGCATGCAAAGCAATTCCCAAGCATCCTCCAGAAACAACTGAAATACTATATGGTTCACTAATCCTTTCACagctaataaaaataataaaaccgGCACTTAAATCAAACATGACATCAAAGAGCAGATGATATGATGGTGTGAACACAGATTCACCAAGAAACACACGGGTCCATAACACAGACACACTGCATCTGTGTGTGCACATGTGtttgtgagagagagagagagagagagagagagagagagagagagagagagagagagagagagagagagagagacctGTTGAACAGCAGGTGCCGGCAAGACTCTTAACACCAACCATGCTCCCAGAAAAAACTTAACATCGTCCAATCGGCAAAGGCGATTGCTGAAATAGTGGCACCAGGCAATGGTATTTTGCCGCAGTAAACTGGTAaccttaataaattaaaaaaattaataacgaAAGTAAAATCCACATGAGAAAATTATTGATAGCTTACATATGCAAACACTAGCTAATTAATGTTCCACATCCAATACAAAGGTAAAATAGATTGACGAAGAATGgattatgataaatttataaaGAACAAACGTACCTTCTATGCCTCCTTAATCATCTCACACAAAGAAACGACCATCCCAGAGAGACTGTCCTTGATACTGCTGTGCAGGCCCGAATGTCTGTTGGTTTCCAGATGATCCTTTATGTTGCTGCACAGGTCCGATTGGCAGTTGATTTCTGTTATGAGATTGTTGCTGCTGCTTGTCGTATAGCTTCATATTTTCTGAAAACTGATAATCCCCCAAGCTTTTTTGGTTTTCGCTCTGAACTTGTAGCGTGGATGATTGCTTCCCAGGAAAAGGGAAACTTGCTATGCTCGATGAACCATTGCTATTGCTCACAGAATGGAATGTAGGTCCCACTAGATTAAGAGAATTGCTGAATCCAACACTTTTATCAGATGATGGAAAGTGATAACCATCTAGCCAACTGTAATCATCCATTTGAGGGTTTGAAGGATTTTCATTTTTCGAAGCCATATTCAGTGATTCATCCGCAGCTTTGGGAGGAACATAACCAAAACCAGGTGGCGGACCAAGGTGCCTAACAGGTCGACTCACTGGATTCTTCTTTAAGCCAGATGGAATCATTGAAGATTGTTTCACAAGCAGGTTATCAGAGGTTGCTCCAGAGAATACAATGGAGTCAAATTTTGATGGCAACGTAGTTTCTGGAATCGGAATTGGAACATTATAGCCGGTGGCAACATCGAAACACTGGGAGTAGGGAACAGAAAGAGTAGCAGGCTGAGAAGTTCGAAACCGATCTCCCAGCTCAGACCAAAGAGATGACTCATTTTCCATTAAATGGAGCTGGGCCAACCCTTTCATAATTTGAGCTTGATCCACAACCCACTTTGATGTGCTGGTTTGGACTGGCTGCAGATACTGGGCAGTGCCGTTAGCAAAGGTTGTAGCAGGTGTCATGCTAGCGCTAATTACATTCTGCACTAGAAGACTATCGTCTCCAACAGACAAGGACCCATTTTCACCTCCAAGACCATTAGGTCCAGCCCCCCCAACAGAAGTAGCAAGAACCTGTGAAGAAGTAAACTTTGGAGCAAAGTCCTCAAAATGCTTTTCGATTGTGGAAGGCTTAAAAACAATAACCTCATCCTCATCCTCATCCTCAACTTCCACACCACCCTCAAACTGTGGCACAGGATTGAGATCCATTTGCCTCCCAGAGTTGTCATTTACATTGGACTCCAGAGGACTGGAAAACAGATAAGCATCAGAAATCTGTGGCTCAACGCCAATCACAAATTCCTTCAACTTGGGGTCAAAATAGAATCCTTCCTGCCCAATCCGAACTACATGAGTAAGTGCCTTTCCAGATGCAATGATCCGTTGAATACGagaacttttttcttttttgccaAAAGAATGCTTCCTAGAAAAATCAAGGATAATCTGGGCAGGAATGAGAGGAAGAAATCCTCTCAATTCAAAATCCTCGGGCAATGCAAGACGATTTGCAGTTTCACTCTCATCATATTTGCTCATGTTTGAAAAACATGTTTCATCTTCATCctcattcagaaacaaatagcCACTTGATAAGAGCTTGTTTAACAAGGAAATGCATTTGTTCCAGAAAAAAGTCCTTGCATTGACTTGTTTCTCCTCCAGCTCACAGCAAACAGCAACATCATGACGACAGGCCAACCACTCTACAAAAACCATAATGCCAGGCAATAGAAAGCTCGACGCTGGATCATTTAACTGGTAGCACCTTTCGAGCATGAATCCCATAAATTCAAAGGTAGCAGTGAAAGCATTTTGAAGTAAAACTGAACGCTGTAGTATATCAGCATATGACTGGTTTTCATTATCCTTATTTAAATTGTGCACCGTAAATATTACAATGGCAACCAGCCTGACAGTTGTAAGCTTACACTCAGCATTATCTGAGCCAAAGGTGAACTCATCAGGCCCAGAAGAAAGAAGttccaataaatcatttttcaccattgAAAACACTTCCGGAAAAGTTTCCAAGCTGTCATCACAGTTAATAAACAACAATAAGTTAAAAGTATATTAATATTTCTTACATTTCTCTCCAAAATTCAGAACTGACCTTGTGCGAGTAAAGAGAATTCCATTCAGTCTAACAAATCGCGTGACAAAGGCTTTGAAGAGATCAGATTTATTTGAGGCTCTTTCCTTGACTGAATTAGTAGATACCCGATTATTCTCTTTATAAGATTGTCTTGTTTCCCCTTTGCCTCTTCCTTTCCCAGGAATTCTTGAAGGTGTTGTCTTCGCGGAAGTAACTTTAGCATCACCAAGAAGTTTGGTATAATTTTGCCGATTCtgcaaaataaaagataaaaagatGACGATAGTTCTGATATCATAAAGATCAAAAAGCATCATCCTTCTTCCTAAATCCTACCGCATCCTTGCACTTTGCATTTGTCACAAAATCTATTGACCATAGTTAACAAAATTCGACACGAACCTAGATTTTTAATGACAACAGACTCTCATATAAAATGcaaaaaacatatttaattacACCATTCTTGCTAAAACACATTTCAATTAGGTGCAAAAGGAACATGCTTGAAATGCCAACACAAGTAAAACATAGACAAGTCGACAAGGTAACAAATGCATGATTCGTGCACTATTAACTACCTTGCTATACAAAACCCTATGCAATACGGGAAGTAACAACTTGATAGAATATAGGTAAAAGAAATTATACCACCAATCCGAGCCGTTAAACTATGTAAAACCTTAAGAAAGACAACAAACAAGTCATAAGTGAGTCTTGTGCAGTTAATGTATTGTAATCACATAGAAGTTTACCTTCTCAAATGCAATTATCAAATTATCTCTTGCAGTAATAAACGGGTTATCAACAGCTAGACTTCGGAAATAGCGATATATGGATATCAGCTCATCATTTGAATATCCAGCAAGTATAGCAAGCTGAAAATAATAAAGGACAATTAATAATAAGTAAACAATCAAAGGTAACTATAAAAACTGGAggaatattttaatcaaatgcTCCAGGGTAACAAAATCTGTTCAATAAAATACGAACTGACTCACCTGATGATGTGGATTACCACTTGAAGGCCAGAGTGAAGAAGCTTGCATATAATAACTAGATGCAGCCGTAAAATCCCGAGCTTTAGAATCTCCTTCGCCATATAAGCCCTTGTAACGAGCAAGATCCCCAAGATAAATCAAACAACGATGACAGGACATCAAGCCTTTTTTCTGCTCAGAAGATTTTTCTCCATCTTTTGACACCGGAATCTGATTATCAGAATCATCAGAAAAGAATCCCAGTGGCAGACCATATTTTGCTCTGATCTTCAACATCAAATCGTGATAAAATCCAGTCGCCTCAGAAAGGAAAGTCTTAAGCTGGGAACGGATCTTTGTAAGTCGATCAGGTCCGTCACGAACTTGACCTTTCCCATTTTGGGATGCGGCTAAACCTGCGGATGCTAGAGCTGCGTTGAAGAGTGTCCTCAGCTCCTCGATCCTCCTATAATGAAGCTGCCACAAAGTATATTCTATGTCATGTTGCTCAGAGAAAGCATGATCTTCAAGGACAATTGCTTCATAATTTTCTCGCATGTGTTGCCATGTGTTAGGCTCTGAAGGGATCCTGGCCTGTGCTGCTTTTCTTCGTTTATTTTCCAATTCGATATTCTGTAGAAATCGAATTCACGTGGCCGgaggaaataattattaatgaaaatgCAAGTGTTccaggaaaaaaatatatttctaatcAATAATGACTTGCGTGCGTTTACAAACACAACACCAACCAAAAACGACTCTATAGAACTTTCATAGTAAAGAAAAGACATACCTTGTTAAAGAGGCGCTGAACACCTTCTATTGAGGAACTTTTTTCTTCGTTGTTATCCATCAGAATGGTCATCATccatcaaacaaagaaatgaaAGAATCAATTCCACCAAATGAAACTTCTGAAGACACATAACACATACGGTCCATGAAAAATTGCCTGTAGCAACGTTATGAACAGAAAATTAATCAAGAAAGAAGACTAAAAAGCCAAAGCTCTTAAGCGTCACTCTATTCGTGTGCCAAAACAAAAGTATTGACTATCTGAAAACCCAACATTTAGGTATAAATGTTGTCACACCAATAATCTAGCAAATCTTCTTGCCCAAGTTATGCatataaaaacaacaaaacataCTCCAGACAAAATTTATGAAATCCATAACCCAGATTACAGATCCATGTGCCCTTATACTCCCTAGATGCTCTATTTTATAGGACTGTCtgatttccaaaaaaaattctacAGAACACGTTTAATATGTGCATAAGAACAAGTAGAGAATAATAATTCAACTTATCGTTATATGTCTGGCGGAACCCATTCATAAAAAAGGGTCAGATAAAGACAAAGACAAAGACAACCATAAGCTAGACCACAACTCCGCCATTCCGTACCAAGGTTATTTCAGATGTAAACTCGGGTAGGGACCTTCGTGTTCAAAGGACAATGAACTTCACCAAAGCGATTGACCCACAAGCTAAGTACTACTAAAAACTCCAAAATCAAAGGAACTTTAGTGATTAATCGGTATTTTAAAATACTGAtactaaaagaaaaaagataaatttaaaCTACACATATTAATACtaaaagataaatttaaaatacacattaaaccaaaaataataacTGCACAAAATCATATCGAAACTCAATGATTTACCCCTATACCCCCTATACCCCCGCCATCACCACCAAACATCTCCAAAGAAAAGCACAATTCAAAACCCTAAAACAGATAACCAAGTtcacaaaacaaataaataaacgaGGTATccatgatttaaaagaaaatctcGAAGATAATTAAACCATGAACAACGAgataaacaacaaaaaataacatTATCAGATAAATAATCTAACCTTAAACCAAAAAAAGCACCAGATCTGCAAATATCTCACCGCGAAAAACCTAATTCCACGAAATCGATAAATTCCCTGTATATTACAAACACCAGAAAtaggaaaaatatatatgtataggaATCTTGATTGGTGGCTGCAATTTTTCAACGTATAAATTTGGGTGGTATCCGGGGATTTTCTGGCATTAGCTTTGagagagaagaaaaagataCGCGAGAGGAAAAGAAGAGGAAGAACAGGAGACGACCCTTgcttctcctttttttttttttaatctctgAAAACAtcgtaataaataaaaattcattttttctcATTTATAATAGTTTTAGTCAAAATTTAGTCAAATTTAtatgtcaaatatataattataaatataattaaaaaaaatattgtgacattgttttataaaatattttttaaagttttaaaattatattttatttttatttttttagtataagATAAGAAATCATCTATACGATTTTTTGTGTCTGCTgctcaaatttatttatttttactgcTTGACtttgtaaaatcattttaaattctcaaaaaatACATTAACAAGCCAAATTTTTACACGAGATTATTCTTTTTacaagtaggtctcttgtgagacggtctcacgaatctttatctgtgagacgggtcaaccctatcgatattcacaataaaaataatactcttagcataaaaaataatattttttcatggatgacccaaataagagattcgactcacgaaattgatccatgacaccgtcttacaagagtttttgtgtctTTTTACACCATTATAATGTACaagtttaaattataattttaaattttcctcaaaatattaattttaaattgctttaaaaaaaattaattaatttcttgatgCATTAGCaatagttataaaaataactattaatttttcttaatttgctTAGTTTGTAatttttctcagtcagaatacCAATATAATTTTGAGAGTAAAGTAAACCTCACCAATCATCACCCCATATTTGTAATTGGTTAGTTTGACATATACCTAAGTTTGGATAATGACAAAATAGTATCAAGCTATTTTAGGTTTAATTGTAGTTTGTACATATTTACACGACTCTAATCGCCGGACAAGTCAAGTCGTTTATCGTTTACTGTAGAAATTTTGATAAATCGAGTCGTTTATCGTTTATCTGAACTAAGGGTTCTACACACAAACCAAACAATTGTGTCTTTGTTGTGATGATAATAAGAGTTTCGAATTAGGCAATATGATGAGTCATAATCCATGTGGATTTGTATAAAGATTGTATGAATCTTTTTTAATGCAATCTTTCCTAAGTGGAATTACGGATGAAGTTGGAGTTAtttatctccgaacatctattACACCActgtgttttttaattttttttcaatgaattaattattatatattataattcacTTCTAATCGTTCTGTTAATTGATTGATTGACAAAAGACAGTGAAAAGCTAACATGAAATCAGATTTTATCCAATGGAATATAGTCATAAAAATACAGGTAAAACCAAAGAGTTTTGGTTACCAAGTGTTGTTGGACGATTTTTCTGATGAACTCAGGCACAAAAAGAATTGGTAAAATTGTACCATAAGACATAACATTTCAAGAAAACTGGAGATTGCAACGAATTTTTGTGAGATATGACAATATATAATCCAATATAAACTCAACTGTACTTCCTGTATCATGTATTATGTGGGTTCTGCTCAAGTGTGTGCATGGGACTTGCACAAATGCAGAATTTCTATGTTCGTAATCTATGGTGGCTCAAATGGAAGTgtaatcaataaaaatttgagTGCAAATAATTGTTGTCTGATAATATTTTGGCAAAAATttacgtgagacggtctcacaggtcgtattttgtgagacggacatcttatttaagtcatccatgaaaaaatattactttttatgctgaatATTGGTAgagttaacccgtctcacatataaagattcgtgagaccgtctcacaagagacgtactctaatattttttgtataataaTTTGTTAACTTTGCGAGAATTCAGTAGCCCGAAACCGGGGGATCTCACTTCAACATCTGTTCCAAACGAATTTATCTTCaataatgatattaatttttaggtaaaatattttatttcgatatctaactaaaaataaaaattcagagCATATGCAATCAATCTATTCAATTTTACTTATTTGTTGATACAGTTAAAATAAATTAGCACATAATTAATTGGCACttgacattttaaaattttttttagggaAATTATATTTCTGATCTTGTAAATTTGAAAGTTTCTGTTTTTTCATGTTGTCGATCAATTCGTAGTAGTCCATTAATTTGCACTTTTTAATNTTTTAACTcaaagattcaattttttttatttcagtattgttatttattatgTTTCATTGATGCTCTTCAAAATAAACGAAAAAAATTACTCTAATGTAGTCCTAGCATTTGAGCACTAagatagtattttttttaaaaaaaaataaataaataggcTTATGAGAACgagggaaaataatttttttaaacataatttgtTCAATTTTGGGTTTGATTCATTATATTTTCAGAGTTAGTTTTAGTaagccaaattttaatttttgtctatttttgtGCAATTGTTGACGTGATATTGTACAAGTCAATAATTTCTCATGCAACATCATCATTTTTGGTACGATATCAGAATTTTTTGGTGTCACGTCAGCACTCCGACAAAATGGGACTAAAAACCAAATAAACTCAAAGTTAGTGCATCGAAACCAATATTTCATAACTTAGTGGACCAAACTCAAAATAGGAAAAGTTAGAgacccaaaaaaattattttaaatgagaaTGAAAAAAGACATCTAAATTTATGGAAAATAACCTTTTGGTCTTCTAACTGGttctattttgagttttgatccactaagttttcaaattttggttttggaCAATAACTTTGACAATCTTTTTTTGTGTTAGTCTTATTTTGTAAGAGCATTGACGTGAACCAAAAATTGCTGGCATGTCTTGTATCACATCAAAAGTTTgacaaaaatatcattaaattaaaatgtagTGCTCCAATGTTGGATCAGATTATGAAATGAAATCCAAAATAAAGgaaataaatgttattattCGAAAAACAAACTTTATAACATAATCAATAGCATTAAATACAATATGTTGTATCAGAACAAAACAAAGTAAATTGataataaattgaataaattttaaCTGAAATAGATGAACACCACACTCtaaacaaaacttgttatttcaGAACCCACTGCAACAAAATATAGGCAAACAAAAACACCAACCAAAAAATTGTTGCAACCTAAAATAGAATATACATTCAAATGAAAACAGAAGTATAAACCAGCACGGGTGTGGAAAGTAATTTTAGCAACAGAATTATAGTAGGTAAAATAATCATGTAAGTAACAAAAGAATGAAACAAACAAACTAAAAATTATAGTAGGTAAAATAATTATGTAGTAACAAAAGAATGAAACAAACAAACTAAAGTCAGTAACaagtacaatttttttaaaaaatttgtcctCTCCCCGTGGTGCTTGAAGGTCGACATAGATGTCTATTTCCTAGAATATAACTGTTCAACCGGTAGCGAATTAAGCTCAAAATAACTGATATGATATGTTGGGATACCATGGAGATTAGCATTAATTTGATATAACATTGCATCAAAATATAACATGCATATCATCAATAATGAAAAGAATGCATGTGTATGTTTTAAAGTGATCAAACATGCTCTCATTCATTCCATTCTCTTTCGTATAGTTATGTTTCTGAAATTTAAGAAACTCTTGATCACACCTTATTTTGTTGATCATGCCTTCGATCATGCCTTTGATTTTGTTGAATACACCTTCATCCgatgattattttttataaaataaaaaacatcatTTTTAAGCATTATTATTAATCGAAATCTGagtggaaaaaaatttaaaatatggtatgATATGGATCTAACATGGTGAAATTATAACTGTTATATGGACCTAACATGACAAGATTGTAACAATTATATGAACCTAACACAGTGATATTGTAACTATTATATGAACCCACTTTTTAGAGGAGTAGCATATAAGTGACACACatcattatttgtgaagaaatcaTAGCAATTTAGGTgcttatatatttatgtttttgttttttttaaatattatgaaaGAAAGATATGTTATGCTCTATCAagcttttgtgttttttttcctgaaaatttaCGATTTTTTTGCACTATATTTTACCTTCTATCACCACATGCCATTTTAGAAAGTTAcatgtgtatatatttttattattttttgttttgatcgaTCCTCATTTGTGAAGTGTTTCATCCAAACACCATCCATTACCTTATCTCTCTACATGAGAATGGAGAAGAACAATTATGAGGctttttttcgaattttatttgttaaaaacgTCAGTGTCGATATGCTTTGGGTACGGAGCGTGACAAAATAGGTGGATATTTATTGGTAAGGTTtaggaaacaaaataaaaaataacacatcattgtttacataatcaaatcaatcaaatttgaCTAACTCAAACATGTTCTTTAATATTTGTCAAAGTTGTGTTTGAATTCTCAAATCATGGCTTGATTATTTGGCGATTCTCCCCCTCAAGCCCATTTTGTGAATTTGATCAAACTTGCAACAAATTTACAATATTCCAACTTCCATTTCAATGATATCTTGGTAATCATATCATATACATCTTTATTTATGTGAATCTTCtcacactacaaaaaaaaaaaacggggCCGTCGCTAAAAGGGTTAAGCTATTATAGCGTCGGtgtataaaaaccgtcgctatatgagCGACGGTtggtcaaaaaccgtcgctaatatagcaacggtttatcaaaaaccgtcgcgaaCTTTTGAAGACGATGGTTTATCGAAAACCGTCGCGACaaaagcgacggtttatcaaaaaccgtcgtTATAGTAGCAACGAtttatcaaaaaccgtcgctattccaTCCGTTTTTTTGTAGTGTCAAGTTTTAATTAACAACTTCTTCTCTAATATATCTCGTATCCAATGATAGagaacataaatatattttgagctTGAATGCGATGAAAGATTCTTCTTAAGATGGATTGCAAACTGAATATCACAAAACAACTTGTATTGatatttcataaaacttaattCCTACAAGAACTCTTTCATCTACAACAACTCCTTGCATGTCTCGGTTGCTTCAATGAACTCTGCTTCAATTGTTGAAAATGCTACACAATTTTGCGATATGACTGTCATGACACAACTCTCTCTGCTAATCTAATCATATATCCTAATGTTGACTTTCGAGAGTCTACGTCTCCTGTCATTTCTGCATCTGTGTTGCCTATAAGATCAAGTTTAGATCCTCCAAAACTCGGTCTATGTTTAGAGGTACCCCATAAATATCTGAATTTCCATTTTACTGCAGTTAACTCTCGTTGTAAAGTATCACCAAGCATCCAAAACTCAGTCTATGTTTAGAGGTACCCCATAAATATCTGAACTTCCATTTTACTGCAGTTAACTCTCGTTGTCACTTGTCAAGTATCACCAAGCATTAGATGACGGAAAGAGAAGATATATCCTTGAAGAAAATCATTgtgctaaaaatattaataataaattaaagaagGATTCAAGTATTGATGCGGAAATTAGTGCAAGAAACCAAGGAGAATGCTAATTCATTGCATAATGtctatttgaaaaaaaaaaaaaaaaaaNATTTATTGGTAAGGTTtaggaaacaaaataaaaaataacacatcattgtttacataatcaaatcaatcaaatttgaCTAACTCAAACATGTTCTTTAATATTTGTCAAAGTTGTGTTTGAATTCTCAAATCATGGCTTGATTATTTGGCGATTCTCCCCTCAAGCTCATTTTGTGAATTAATTGATCAAACTTGCAACAAATTTACAATATTCCAACTTCCATTTCAATGATATCTTGGTAATCATATCATATCCATTTTCATTNATTTACATGAGGTATTTTTAGACAATTGAATTTATCGATCCTGAAATTATGGTAAGTACGAAATAATATTAAACATCAACgcaaaattttctatttattggaattttttaataaaatatttaattaattgatattataatatatattgtgtGCAAATCATAAGATTACATCTTGCattatattgaagaaaataCTGATATTTT of the Primulina huaijiensis isolate GDHJ02 chromosome 1, ASM1229523v2, whole genome shotgun sequence genome contains:
- the LOC140982935 gene encoding nonsense-mediated mRNA decay factor SMG7-like, which gives rise to MMTILMDNNEEKSSSIEGVQRLFNKNIELENKRRKAAQARIPSEPNTWQHMRENYEAIVLEDHAFSEQHDIEYTLWQLHYRRIEELRTLFNAALASAGLAASQNGKGQVRDGPDRLTKIRSQLKTFLSEATGFYHDLMLKIRAKYGLPLGFFSDDSDNQIPVSKDGEKSSEQKKGLMSCHRCLIYLGDLARYKGLYGEGDSKARDFTAASSYYMQASSLWPSSGNPHHQLAILAGYSNDELISIYRYFRSLAVDNPFITARDNLIIAFEKNRQNYTKLLGDAKVTSAKTTPSRIPGKGRGKGETRQSYKENNRVSTNSVKERASNKSDLFKAFVTRFVRLNGILFTRTSLETFPEVFSMVKNDLLELLSSGPDEFTFGSDNAECKLTTVRLVAIVIFTVHNLNKDNENQSYADILQRSVLLQNAFTATFEFMGFMLERCYQLNDPASSFLLPGIMVFVEWLACRHDVAVCCELEEKQVNARTFFWNKCISLLNKLLSSGYLFLNEDEDETCFSNMSKYDESETANRLALPEDFELRGFLPLIPAQIILDFSRKHSFGKKEKSSRIQRIIASGKALTHVVRIGQEGFYFDPKLKEFVIGVEPQISDAYLFSSPLESNVNDNSGRQMDLNPVPQFEGGVEVEDEDEDEVIVFKPSTIEKHFEDFAPKFTSSQVLATSVGGAGPNGLGGENGSLSVGDDSLLVQNVISASMTPATTFANGTAQYLQPVQTSTSKWVVDQAQIMKGLAQLHLMENESSLWSELGDRFRTSQPATLSVPYSQCFDVATGYNVPIPIPETTLPSKFDSIVFSGATSDNLLVKQSSMIPSGLKKNPVSRPVRHLGPPPGFGYVPPKAADESLNMASKNENPSNPQMDDYSWLDGYHFPSSDKSVGFSNSLNLVGPTFHSVSNSNGSSSIASFPFPGKQSSTLQVQSENQKSLGDYQFSENMKLYDKQQQQSHNRNQLPIGPVQQHKGSSGNQQTFGPAQQYQGQSLWDGRFFV